The Salminus brasiliensis chromosome 8, fSalBra1.hap2, whole genome shotgun sequence genome has a window encoding:
- the pou2f1b gene encoding POU domain, class 2, transcription factor 1b isoform X9, producing MADGGAASQDESSGPDSRMSNPSETSKCAMESGDGNAGAQTNGLDFQRQTVQTTNAITNAHAQALLQQLTLTPAQQQLLLQQAQAQLLAAAVQQHSASQQSSTTGASISASAATPITQIPLSQPIQITPLQQLQQQQQNLNLQQFVLVQPGHPIATQLQPAQFIISQTPQGQQSLLQAQNLLTQLPQSQANLLQTQPSITLTTQPATPTRTIAATPIQTLPHSQTTPKRMDTPSLEEPSDLEELEQFAKTFKQRRIKLGFTQGDVGLAMGKLYGNDFSQTTISRFEALNLSFKNMCKLKPLLEKWLNDAENQTSDQALSSPSSLGSPGLGMEGLNRRRKKRTSIETNIRVALEKSFLEQNQKPTSEEITMIADQLNMEKEVIRVWFCNRRQKEKRINPPSSGSAGSTPIKAIFSPSTPLAPSTASLVTSTTPTTLTVNPVLPLTSTSVSSMGFTGTTVGSASTNTASVISTVPAITTAASSPSLSPSPSTLQASSSESSAAQEPVTTVTQVPSSLASVMVAAPSLSAALQGATQLPTSASIAAMAAAAGLNPGLMASSQFTPGGALLSLAPGGLGSALSPALMSNSTLATIQGVWSALASSGTLPITSLDGSGNLLFANASAGSTPNLVTAPLFLNPQNLSLLTSNPVSLVSAGGAAGAAGALNLHVAADTHHSAVTTATVPASTITTASKAQ from the exons ATTCTAGAATGAGTAATCCGTCAGAAACGAGTAAATGTGCAATGGAGAGCGGGGACGGAAACGCAG GTGCCCAAACAAACGGACTGGACTTTCAGAGGCAGACGGTGCAAACAACAAACGCAATCACCAATGCACACGCACAGGCCCTGCTCCAACAG ttGACTCTGACCCCAGCACAGCAGCAGTTGCTGTTGCAGCAGGCTCAGGCGCAGCTgttggctgcagctgtgcagcAGCACTCAGCCAGCCAGCAGAGCAGCACCACAGGAGCCAGCATCTCCGCATCCGCTGCCACGCCCATCACACAGATCCCCCTCTCCCAGCCCATCCAGATCACACCC ttgcagcagctgcagcagcagcagcagaacctaaaccttcagcagtttgtgctgGTGCAGCCGGGCCACCCCATCGCCACCCAACTGCAGCCAGCGCAGTTCATCATCTCGCAGACGCCGCAGGGCCAGCAGA GCCTACTGCAAGCCCAGAATCTTCTAACTCAACTACCTCAAAGCCAAGCCAACCTCCTGCAGACTCAGCCAAGCATCACCCTCACCACCCAG CCCGCGACACCAACGCGCACGATAGCAGCTACCCCCATCCAGACCCTCCCTCACAGCCAGACAACACCAAAGCGCATGGACACTCCCAGCCTAGAGGAGCCCAGTGACctggaggagctggagcagTTTGCCAAAACCTTCAAACAAAGAAGGATCAAACTGGGCTTCACTCAG GGGGATGTCGGCCTTGCAATGGGAAAGCTTTATGGAAACGACTTCAGCCAAACCACCATTTCTCGCTTCGAGGCCTTGAACCTGAGCTTTAAAAACATGTGCAAGCTGAAGCCTCTGCTGGAGAAATGGCTCAACGATGCAG AGAACCAGACGTCGGACCAGGCCCTGTCCAGCCCCAGCTCTTTGGGCTCCCCTGGGCTGGGCATGGAGGGCCTCAACCGGCGCCGCAAGAAGAGGACCAGCATCGAGACCAACATCAGAGTGGCCTTAGAAAAGAGCTTTCTGGAG CAGAACCAAAAACCTACCTCTGAGGAGATCACCATGATCGCCGACCAGCTGAACATGGAAAAGGAGGTGATCCGTGTGTGGTTCTGCAACCGCCGGCAGAAGGAGAAGAGGATCAACCCGCCCAGCAGCGGCAGCGCCGGCAGCACTCCCATTAAAGCAATCTTCTCCCCCTCCACACCCCTG GCGCCTTCCACGGCCAGTCTTGTGACCAGTACCACTCCGACTACACTGACTGTAAATCCTGTTTTGCCTCTCACCAGCACAAGTGTCTCCAGCATGGGCTTTACTG GCACTACTGTGGGCTCGGCCTCTACAAACACCGCGTCCGTCATCTCCACGGTCCCTGCCATCACCACGGCAGCCTCCTCTCCCTCGCTCAGCCCCTCCCCGAGCACCCTGCAGGCGTCCTCGTCCGAGTCTTCGGCGGCTCAGGAGCCGGTGACCACAGTGACCCAGGTGCCGTCTTCACTGGCCAGCGTGATGGTGGCGGCGCCCAGCCTGTCGGCCGCCCTGCAGGGAGCCACCCAGCTGCCCACCAGCGCCAGTATCGCCGCCATGGCTGCGGCGGCTGGCCTTAACCCAGGTCTCATGGCCTCCTCACAGTTCACTCCTGG TGGGGCTCTGCTGAGTCTGGCTCCTGGTGGTCTGGGCAGCGCGTTGAGTCCAGCACTGATGAGTAACAGCACCTTGGCCACTATCCAAGGTGTGTGGAGCG CTCTGGCATCTAGCGGGACTCTGCCCATCACTTCTCTGGACGGCAGTGGTAACTTGCTGTTCGCCAACGCCAGTGCCGGGAGCACGCCCAACCTGGTGACGGCACCGCTTTTCCTGAACCCCCAGAACCTCTCTCTGCTCACCAGCAACCCGGTCAGCCTGGTGTCTGCTGGTGGGGCCGCGGGGGCTGCCGGAGCCCTCAACCTGCATGTTGCCGCCGACACCCACCACAGCGCTGTCACTACGGCTACCGTGCCCGCCTCCACAATCACCACCGCCTCCAAGGCCCAGTGA
- the pou2f1b gene encoding POU domain, class 2, transcription factor 1b isoform X8 translates to MADGGAASQDESSGPDSRMSNPSETSKCAMESGDGNAGAQTNGLDFQRQTVQTTNAITNAHAQALLQQLTLTPAQQQLLLQQAQAQLLAAAVQQHSASQQSSTTGASISASAATPITQIPLSQPIQITPQLQQLQQQQQNLNLQQFVLVQPGHPIATQLQPAQFIISQTPQGQQSLLQAQNLLTQLPQSQANLLQTQPSITLTTQPATPTRTIAATPIQTLPHSQTTPKRMDTPSLEEPSDLEELEQFAKTFKQRRIKLGFTQGDVGLAMGKLYGNDFSQTTISRFEALNLSFKNMCKLKPLLEKWLNDAENQTSDQALSSPSSLGSPGLGMEGLNRRRKKRTSIETNIRVALEKSFLEQNQKPTSEEITMIADQLNMEKEVIRVWFCNRRQKEKRINPPSSGSAGSTPIKAIFSPSTPLAPSTASLVTSTTPTTLTVNPVLPLTSTSVSSMGFTGTTVGSASTNTASVISTVPAITTAASSPSLSPSPSTLQASSSESSAAQEPVTTVTQVPSSLASVMVAAPSLSAALQGATQLPTSASIAAMAAAAGLNPGLMASSQFTPGGALLSLAPGGLGSALSPALMSNSTLATIQGVWSALASSGTLPITSLDGSGNLLFANASAGSTPNLVTAPLFLNPQNLSLLTSNPVSLVSAGGAAGAAGALNLHVAADTHHSAVTTATVPASTITTASKAQ, encoded by the exons ATTCTAGAATGAGTAATCCGTCAGAAACGAGTAAATGTGCAATGGAGAGCGGGGACGGAAACGCAG GTGCCCAAACAAACGGACTGGACTTTCAGAGGCAGACGGTGCAAACAACAAACGCAATCACCAATGCACACGCACAGGCCCTGCTCCAACAG ttGACTCTGACCCCAGCACAGCAGCAGTTGCTGTTGCAGCAGGCTCAGGCGCAGCTgttggctgcagctgtgcagcAGCACTCAGCCAGCCAGCAGAGCAGCACCACAGGAGCCAGCATCTCCGCATCCGCTGCCACGCCCATCACACAGATCCCCCTCTCCCAGCCCATCCAGATCACACCC CAgttgcagcagctgcagcagcagcagcagaacctaaaccttcagcagtttgtgctgGTGCAGCCGGGCCACCCCATCGCCACCCAACTGCAGCCAGCGCAGTTCATCATCTCGCAGACGCCGCAGGGCCAGCAGA GCCTACTGCAAGCCCAGAATCTTCTAACTCAACTACCTCAAAGCCAAGCCAACCTCCTGCAGACTCAGCCAAGCATCACCCTCACCACCCAG CCCGCGACACCAACGCGCACGATAGCAGCTACCCCCATCCAGACCCTCCCTCACAGCCAGACAACACCAAAGCGCATGGACACTCCCAGCCTAGAGGAGCCCAGTGACctggaggagctggagcagTTTGCCAAAACCTTCAAACAAAGAAGGATCAAACTGGGCTTCACTCAG GGGGATGTCGGCCTTGCAATGGGAAAGCTTTATGGAAACGACTTCAGCCAAACCACCATTTCTCGCTTCGAGGCCTTGAACCTGAGCTTTAAAAACATGTGCAAGCTGAAGCCTCTGCTGGAGAAATGGCTCAACGATGCAG AGAACCAGACGTCGGACCAGGCCCTGTCCAGCCCCAGCTCTTTGGGCTCCCCTGGGCTGGGCATGGAGGGCCTCAACCGGCGCCGCAAGAAGAGGACCAGCATCGAGACCAACATCAGAGTGGCCTTAGAAAAGAGCTTTCTGGAG CAGAACCAAAAACCTACCTCTGAGGAGATCACCATGATCGCCGACCAGCTGAACATGGAAAAGGAGGTGATCCGTGTGTGGTTCTGCAACCGCCGGCAGAAGGAGAAGAGGATCAACCCGCCCAGCAGCGGCAGCGCCGGCAGCACTCCCATTAAAGCAATCTTCTCCCCCTCCACACCCCTG GCGCCTTCCACGGCCAGTCTTGTGACCAGTACCACTCCGACTACACTGACTGTAAATCCTGTTTTGCCTCTCACCAGCACAAGTGTCTCCAGCATGGGCTTTACTG GCACTACTGTGGGCTCGGCCTCTACAAACACCGCGTCCGTCATCTCCACGGTCCCTGCCATCACCACGGCAGCCTCCTCTCCCTCGCTCAGCCCCTCCCCGAGCACCCTGCAGGCGTCCTCGTCCGAGTCTTCGGCGGCTCAGGAGCCGGTGACCACAGTGACCCAGGTGCCGTCTTCACTGGCCAGCGTGATGGTGGCGGCGCCCAGCCTGTCGGCCGCCCTGCAGGGAGCCACCCAGCTGCCCACCAGCGCCAGTATCGCCGCCATGGCTGCGGCGGCTGGCCTTAACCCAGGTCTCATGGCCTCCTCACAGTTCACTCCTGG TGGGGCTCTGCTGAGTCTGGCTCCTGGTGGTCTGGGCAGCGCGTTGAGTCCAGCACTGATGAGTAACAGCACCTTGGCCACTATCCAAGGTGTGTGGAGCG CTCTGGCATCTAGCGGGACTCTGCCCATCACTTCTCTGGACGGCAGTGGTAACTTGCTGTTCGCCAACGCCAGTGCCGGGAGCACGCCCAACCTGGTGACGGCACCGCTTTTCCTGAACCCCCAGAACCTCTCTCTGCTCACCAGCAACCCGGTCAGCCTGGTGTCTGCTGGTGGGGCCGCGGGGGCTGCCGGAGCCCTCAACCTGCATGTTGCCGCCGACACCCACCACAGCGCTGTCACTACGGCTACCGTGCCCGCCTCCACAATCACCACCGCCTCCAAGGCCCAGTGA
- the pou2f1b gene encoding POU domain, class 2, transcription factor 1b isoform X10 → MADGGAASQDESSGPGAQTNGLDFQRQTVQTTNAITNAHAQALLQQLTLTPAQQQLLLQQAQAQLLAAAVQQHSASQQSSTTGASISASAATPITQIPLSQPIQITPQLQQLQQQQQNLNLQQFVLVQPGHPIATQLQPAQFIISQTPQGQQSLLQAQNLLTQLPQSQANLLQTQPSITLTTQPATPTRTIAATPIQTLPHSQTTPKRMDTPSLEEPSDLEELEQFAKTFKQRRIKLGFTQGDVGLAMGKLYGNDFSQTTISRFEALNLSFKNMCKLKPLLEKWLNDAENQTSDQALSSPSSLGSPGLGMEGLNRRRKKRTSIETNIRVALEKSFLEQNQKPTSEEITMIADQLNMEKEVIRVWFCNRRQKEKRINPPSSGSAGSTPIKAIFSPSTPLAPSTASLVTSTTPTTLTVNPVLPLTSTSVSSMGFTGTTVGSASTNTASVISTVPAITTAASSPSLSPSPSTLQASSSESSAAQEPVTTVTQVPSSLASVMVAAPSLSAALQGATQLPTSASIAAMAAAAGLNPGLMASSQFTPGGALLSLAPGGLGSALSPALMSNSTLATIQGVWSALASSGTLPITSLDGSGNLLFANASAGSTPNLVTAPLFLNPQNLSLLTSNPVSLVSAGGAAGAAGALNLHVAADTHHSAVTTATVPASTITTASKAQ, encoded by the exons GTGCCCAAACAAACGGACTGGACTTTCAGAGGCAGACGGTGCAAACAACAAACGCAATCACCAATGCACACGCACAGGCCCTGCTCCAACAG ttGACTCTGACCCCAGCACAGCAGCAGTTGCTGTTGCAGCAGGCTCAGGCGCAGCTgttggctgcagctgtgcagcAGCACTCAGCCAGCCAGCAGAGCAGCACCACAGGAGCCAGCATCTCCGCATCCGCTGCCACGCCCATCACACAGATCCCCCTCTCCCAGCCCATCCAGATCACACCC CAgttgcagcagctgcagcagcagcagcagaacctaaaccttcagcagtttgtgctgGTGCAGCCGGGCCACCCCATCGCCACCCAACTGCAGCCAGCGCAGTTCATCATCTCGCAGACGCCGCAGGGCCAGCAGA GCCTACTGCAAGCCCAGAATCTTCTAACTCAACTACCTCAAAGCCAAGCCAACCTCCTGCAGACTCAGCCAAGCATCACCCTCACCACCCAG CCCGCGACACCAACGCGCACGATAGCAGCTACCCCCATCCAGACCCTCCCTCACAGCCAGACAACACCAAAGCGCATGGACACTCCCAGCCTAGAGGAGCCCAGTGACctggaggagctggagcagTTTGCCAAAACCTTCAAACAAAGAAGGATCAAACTGGGCTTCACTCAG GGGGATGTCGGCCTTGCAATGGGAAAGCTTTATGGAAACGACTTCAGCCAAACCACCATTTCTCGCTTCGAGGCCTTGAACCTGAGCTTTAAAAACATGTGCAAGCTGAAGCCTCTGCTGGAGAAATGGCTCAACGATGCAG AGAACCAGACGTCGGACCAGGCCCTGTCCAGCCCCAGCTCTTTGGGCTCCCCTGGGCTGGGCATGGAGGGCCTCAACCGGCGCCGCAAGAAGAGGACCAGCATCGAGACCAACATCAGAGTGGCCTTAGAAAAGAGCTTTCTGGAG CAGAACCAAAAACCTACCTCTGAGGAGATCACCATGATCGCCGACCAGCTGAACATGGAAAAGGAGGTGATCCGTGTGTGGTTCTGCAACCGCCGGCAGAAGGAGAAGAGGATCAACCCGCCCAGCAGCGGCAGCGCCGGCAGCACTCCCATTAAAGCAATCTTCTCCCCCTCCACACCCCTG GCGCCTTCCACGGCCAGTCTTGTGACCAGTACCACTCCGACTACACTGACTGTAAATCCTGTTTTGCCTCTCACCAGCACAAGTGTCTCCAGCATGGGCTTTACTG GCACTACTGTGGGCTCGGCCTCTACAAACACCGCGTCCGTCATCTCCACGGTCCCTGCCATCACCACGGCAGCCTCCTCTCCCTCGCTCAGCCCCTCCCCGAGCACCCTGCAGGCGTCCTCGTCCGAGTCTTCGGCGGCTCAGGAGCCGGTGACCACAGTGACCCAGGTGCCGTCTTCACTGGCCAGCGTGATGGTGGCGGCGCCCAGCCTGTCGGCCGCCCTGCAGGGAGCCACCCAGCTGCCCACCAGCGCCAGTATCGCCGCCATGGCTGCGGCGGCTGGCCTTAACCCAGGTCTCATGGCCTCCTCACAGTTCACTCCTGG TGGGGCTCTGCTGAGTCTGGCTCCTGGTGGTCTGGGCAGCGCGTTGAGTCCAGCACTGATGAGTAACAGCACCTTGGCCACTATCCAAGGTGTGTGGAGCG CTCTGGCATCTAGCGGGACTCTGCCCATCACTTCTCTGGACGGCAGTGGTAACTTGCTGTTCGCCAACGCCAGTGCCGGGAGCACGCCCAACCTGGTGACGGCACCGCTTTTCCTGAACCCCCAGAACCTCTCTCTGCTCACCAGCAACCCGGTCAGCCTGGTGTCTGCTGGTGGGGCCGCGGGGGCTGCCGGAGCCCTCAACCTGCATGTTGCCGCCGACACCCACCACAGCGCTGTCACTACGGCTACCGTGCCCGCCTCCACAATCACCACCGCCTCCAAGGCCCAGTGA
- the pou2f1b gene encoding POU domain, class 2, transcription factor 1b isoform X1: MAVSERGSAREGKAREKERPDSRMSNPSETSKCAMESGDGNAGAQTNGLDFQRQTVQTTNAITNAHAQALLQQCKSEDSVELPASSQQGALSQTPLMLAGGQIAGLTLTPAQQQLLLQQAQAQLLAAAVQQHSASQQSSTTGASISASAATPITQIPLSQPIQITPQLQQLQQQQQNLNLQQFVLVQPGHPIATQLQPAQFIISQTPQGQQSLLQAQNLLTQLPQSQANLLQTQPSITLTTQPATPTRTIAATPIQTLPHSQTTPKRMDTPSLEEPSDLEELEQFAKTFKQRRIKLGFTQGDVGLAMGKLYGNDFSQTTISRFEALNLSFKNMCKLKPLLEKWLNDAENQTSDQALSSPSSLGSPGLGMEGLNRRRKKRTSIETNIRVALEKSFLEQNQKPTSEEITMIADQLNMEKEVIRVWFCNRRQKEKRINPPSSGSAGSTPIKAIFSPSTPLAPSTASLVTSTTPTTLTVNPVLPLTSTSVSSMGFTGTTVGSASTNTASVISTVPAITTAASSPSLSPSPSTLQASSSESSAAQEPVTTVTQVPSSLASVMVAAPSLSAALQGATQLPTSASIAAMAAAAGLNPGLMASSQFTPGGALLSLAPGGLGSALSPALMSNSTLATIQGVWSALASSGTLPITSLDGSGNLLFANASAGSTPNLVTAPLFLNPQNLSLLTSNPVSLVSAGGAAGAAGALNLHVAADTHHSAVTTATVPASTITTASKAQ; this comes from the exons ATGGCagtaagtgagagagggagcgcgagagagggGAAAGCGAGAGAAAAGGAGCGACCGG ATTCTAGAATGAGTAATCCGTCAGAAACGAGTAAATGTGCAATGGAGAGCGGGGACGGAAACGCAG GTGCCCAAACAAACGGACTGGACTTTCAGAGGCAGACGGTGCAAACAACAAACGCAATCACCAATGCACACGCACAGGCCCTGCTCCAACAG TGTAAGTCAGAGGATTCGGTTGAGCTTCCAGCCTCCAGCCAGCAGGGTGCCCTGTCCCAGACTCCGCTCATGTTGGCCGGGGGGCAGATAGCTGGA ttGACTCTGACCCCAGCACAGCAGCAGTTGCTGTTGCAGCAGGCTCAGGCGCAGCTgttggctgcagctgtgcagcAGCACTCAGCCAGCCAGCAGAGCAGCACCACAGGAGCCAGCATCTCCGCATCCGCTGCCACGCCCATCACACAGATCCCCCTCTCCCAGCCCATCCAGATCACACCC CAgttgcagcagctgcagcagcagcagcagaacctaaaccttcagcagtttgtgctgGTGCAGCCGGGCCACCCCATCGCCACCCAACTGCAGCCAGCGCAGTTCATCATCTCGCAGACGCCGCAGGGCCAGCAGA GCCTACTGCAAGCCCAGAATCTTCTAACTCAACTACCTCAAAGCCAAGCCAACCTCCTGCAGACTCAGCCAAGCATCACCCTCACCACCCAG CCCGCGACACCAACGCGCACGATAGCAGCTACCCCCATCCAGACCCTCCCTCACAGCCAGACAACACCAAAGCGCATGGACACTCCCAGCCTAGAGGAGCCCAGTGACctggaggagctggagcagTTTGCCAAAACCTTCAAACAAAGAAGGATCAAACTGGGCTTCACTCAG GGGGATGTCGGCCTTGCAATGGGAAAGCTTTATGGAAACGACTTCAGCCAAACCACCATTTCTCGCTTCGAGGCCTTGAACCTGAGCTTTAAAAACATGTGCAAGCTGAAGCCTCTGCTGGAGAAATGGCTCAACGATGCAG AGAACCAGACGTCGGACCAGGCCCTGTCCAGCCCCAGCTCTTTGGGCTCCCCTGGGCTGGGCATGGAGGGCCTCAACCGGCGCCGCAAGAAGAGGACCAGCATCGAGACCAACATCAGAGTGGCCTTAGAAAAGAGCTTTCTGGAG CAGAACCAAAAACCTACCTCTGAGGAGATCACCATGATCGCCGACCAGCTGAACATGGAAAAGGAGGTGATCCGTGTGTGGTTCTGCAACCGCCGGCAGAAGGAGAAGAGGATCAACCCGCCCAGCAGCGGCAGCGCCGGCAGCACTCCCATTAAAGCAATCTTCTCCCCCTCCACACCCCTG GCGCCTTCCACGGCCAGTCTTGTGACCAGTACCACTCCGACTACACTGACTGTAAATCCTGTTTTGCCTCTCACCAGCACAAGTGTCTCCAGCATGGGCTTTACTG GCACTACTGTGGGCTCGGCCTCTACAAACACCGCGTCCGTCATCTCCACGGTCCCTGCCATCACCACGGCAGCCTCCTCTCCCTCGCTCAGCCCCTCCCCGAGCACCCTGCAGGCGTCCTCGTCCGAGTCTTCGGCGGCTCAGGAGCCGGTGACCACAGTGACCCAGGTGCCGTCTTCACTGGCCAGCGTGATGGTGGCGGCGCCCAGCCTGTCGGCCGCCCTGCAGGGAGCCACCCAGCTGCCCACCAGCGCCAGTATCGCCGCCATGGCTGCGGCGGCTGGCCTTAACCCAGGTCTCATGGCCTCCTCACAGTTCACTCCTGG TGGGGCTCTGCTGAGTCTGGCTCCTGGTGGTCTGGGCAGCGCGTTGAGTCCAGCACTGATGAGTAACAGCACCTTGGCCACTATCCAAGGTGTGTGGAGCG CTCTGGCATCTAGCGGGACTCTGCCCATCACTTCTCTGGACGGCAGTGGTAACTTGCTGTTCGCCAACGCCAGTGCCGGGAGCACGCCCAACCTGGTGACGGCACCGCTTTTCCTGAACCCCCAGAACCTCTCTCTGCTCACCAGCAACCCGGTCAGCCTGGTGTCTGCTGGTGGGGCCGCGGGGGCTGCCGGAGCCCTCAACCTGCATGTTGCCGCCGACACCCACCACAGCGCTGTCACTACGGCTACCGTGCCCGCCTCCACAATCACCACCGCCTCCAAGGCCCAGTGA
- the pou2f1b gene encoding POU domain, class 2, transcription factor 1b isoform X5, whose protein sequence is MADGGAASQDESSGPDSRMSNPSETSKCAMESGDGNAGAQTNGLDFQRQTVQTTNAITNAHAQALLQQCKSEDSVELPASSQQGALSQTPLMLAGGQIAGLTLTPAQQQLLLQQAQAQLLAAAVQQHSASQQSSTTGASISASAATPITQIPLSQPIQITPQLQQLQQQQQNLNLQQFVLVQPGHPIATQLQPAQFIISQTPQGQQSLLQAQNLLTQLPQSQANLLQTQPSITLTTQPATPTRTIAATPIQTLPHSQTTPKRMDTPSLEEPSDLEELEQFAKTFKQRRIKLGFTQGDVGLAMGKLYGNDFSQTTISRFEALNLSFKNMCKLKPLLEKWLNDAENQTSDQALSSPSSLGSPGLGMEGLNRRRKKRTSIETNIRVALEKSFLEQNQKPTSEEITMIADQLNMEKEVIRVWFCNRRQKEKRINPPSSGSAGSTPIKAIFSPSTPLAPSTASLVTSTTPTTLTVNPVLPLTSTSVSSMGFTGTTVGSASTNTASVISTVPAITTAASSPSLSPSPSTLQASSSESSAAQEPVTTVTQVPSSLASVMVAAPSLSAALQGATQLPTSASIAAMAAAAGLNPGLMASSQFTPGGALLSLAPGGLGSALSPALMSNSTLATIQGVWSALASSGTLPITSLDGSGNLLFANASAGSTPNLVTAPLFLNPQNLSLLTSNPVSLVSAGGAAGAAGALNLHVAADTHHSAVTTATVPASTITTASKAQ, encoded by the exons ATTCTAGAATGAGTAATCCGTCAGAAACGAGTAAATGTGCAATGGAGAGCGGGGACGGAAACGCAG GTGCCCAAACAAACGGACTGGACTTTCAGAGGCAGACGGTGCAAACAACAAACGCAATCACCAATGCACACGCACAGGCCCTGCTCCAACAG TGTAAGTCAGAGGATTCGGTTGAGCTTCCAGCCTCCAGCCAGCAGGGTGCCCTGTCCCAGACTCCGCTCATGTTGGCCGGGGGGCAGATAGCTGGA ttGACTCTGACCCCAGCACAGCAGCAGTTGCTGTTGCAGCAGGCTCAGGCGCAGCTgttggctgcagctgtgcagcAGCACTCAGCCAGCCAGCAGAGCAGCACCACAGGAGCCAGCATCTCCGCATCCGCTGCCACGCCCATCACACAGATCCCCCTCTCCCAGCCCATCCAGATCACACCC CAgttgcagcagctgcagcagcagcagcagaacctaaaccttcagcagtttgtgctgGTGCAGCCGGGCCACCCCATCGCCACCCAACTGCAGCCAGCGCAGTTCATCATCTCGCAGACGCCGCAGGGCCAGCAGA GCCTACTGCAAGCCCAGAATCTTCTAACTCAACTACCTCAAAGCCAAGCCAACCTCCTGCAGACTCAGCCAAGCATCACCCTCACCACCCAG CCCGCGACACCAACGCGCACGATAGCAGCTACCCCCATCCAGACCCTCCCTCACAGCCAGACAACACCAAAGCGCATGGACACTCCCAGCCTAGAGGAGCCCAGTGACctggaggagctggagcagTTTGCCAAAACCTTCAAACAAAGAAGGATCAAACTGGGCTTCACTCAG GGGGATGTCGGCCTTGCAATGGGAAAGCTTTATGGAAACGACTTCAGCCAAACCACCATTTCTCGCTTCGAGGCCTTGAACCTGAGCTTTAAAAACATGTGCAAGCTGAAGCCTCTGCTGGAGAAATGGCTCAACGATGCAG AGAACCAGACGTCGGACCAGGCCCTGTCCAGCCCCAGCTCTTTGGGCTCCCCTGGGCTGGGCATGGAGGGCCTCAACCGGCGCCGCAAGAAGAGGACCAGCATCGAGACCAACATCAGAGTGGCCTTAGAAAAGAGCTTTCTGGAG CAGAACCAAAAACCTACCTCTGAGGAGATCACCATGATCGCCGACCAGCTGAACATGGAAAAGGAGGTGATCCGTGTGTGGTTCTGCAACCGCCGGCAGAAGGAGAAGAGGATCAACCCGCCCAGCAGCGGCAGCGCCGGCAGCACTCCCATTAAAGCAATCTTCTCCCCCTCCACACCCCTG GCGCCTTCCACGGCCAGTCTTGTGACCAGTACCACTCCGACTACACTGACTGTAAATCCTGTTTTGCCTCTCACCAGCACAAGTGTCTCCAGCATGGGCTTTACTG GCACTACTGTGGGCTCGGCCTCTACAAACACCGCGTCCGTCATCTCCACGGTCCCTGCCATCACCACGGCAGCCTCCTCTCCCTCGCTCAGCCCCTCCCCGAGCACCCTGCAGGCGTCCTCGTCCGAGTCTTCGGCGGCTCAGGAGCCGGTGACCACAGTGACCCAGGTGCCGTCTTCACTGGCCAGCGTGATGGTGGCGGCGCCCAGCCTGTCGGCCGCCCTGCAGGGAGCCACCCAGCTGCCCACCAGCGCCAGTATCGCCGCCATGGCTGCGGCGGCTGGCCTTAACCCAGGTCTCATGGCCTCCTCACAGTTCACTCCTGG TGGGGCTCTGCTGAGTCTGGCTCCTGGTGGTCTGGGCAGCGCGTTGAGTCCAGCACTGATGAGTAACAGCACCTTGGCCACTATCCAAGGTGTGTGGAGCG CTCTGGCATCTAGCGGGACTCTGCCCATCACTTCTCTGGACGGCAGTGGTAACTTGCTGTTCGCCAACGCCAGTGCCGGGAGCACGCCCAACCTGGTGACGGCACCGCTTTTCCTGAACCCCCAGAACCTCTCTCTGCTCACCAGCAACCCGGTCAGCCTGGTGTCTGCTGGTGGGGCCGCGGGGGCTGCCGGAGCCCTCAACCTGCATGTTGCCGCCGACACCCACCACAGCGCTGTCACTACGGCTACCGTGCCCGCCTCCACAATCACCACCGCCTCCAAGGCCCAGTGA